From Halapricum desulfuricans, a single genomic window includes:
- a CDS encoding helix-turn-helix domain-containing protein, producing the protein MPQSFQEVAAAEPDPDQALAIVFGLNGSERTAYAALCESDEPMSVQELADELDCALTTAYRIVDTLEAHRLVESKIIRDSTCQRSVYEAADPAVVAERMEAQVDQAYTDCRNAVETFATDPVADCGLFESGDRK; encoded by the coding sequence ATGCCGCAGTCCTTTCAGGAGGTGGCCGCCGCCGAGCCAGACCCGGATCAGGCGCTGGCAATCGTGTTCGGGCTCAACGGTTCCGAGCGGACTGCCTACGCCGCCCTCTGTGAGAGCGACGAGCCGATGAGCGTCCAGGAGCTCGCGGACGAGCTCGACTGTGCACTGACGACAGCCTACCGCATCGTCGATACACTGGAGGCACACCGGCTGGTCGAATCGAAGATCATCAGAGATAGCACCTGTCAACGATCGGTCTACGAGGCCGCCGATCCGGCCGTCGTCGCCGAGCGGATGGAGGCGCAGGTCGATCAGGCGTACACTGACTGTCGGAACGCCGTCGAGACGTTCGCGACAGATCCGGTTGCCGACTGTGGACTGTTCGAGAGCGGCGACAGGAAGTGA
- a CDS encoding ArsR/SmtB family transcription factor: MADLRDDLVYERQADLCQVFSNPKRLKLLELLQSGDEYSVSQLQGATDLPQSTVSRHLQLMRDRGVVHKRDDGVHSYYALADDRIATSMGLMREILADQLEREPGAPSVQP, translated from the coding sequence ATGGCCGATCTCCGTGACGATTTGGTCTACGAGCGCCAGGCTGATCTCTGCCAGGTGTTCTCGAATCCGAAACGCCTCAAGCTCCTCGAACTGCTCCAGAGTGGCGACGAGTATAGCGTCTCACAGCTCCAGGGCGCGACGGATCTGCCGCAGTCGACGGTCTCGCGTCATCTGCAGCTCATGCGCGATCGTGGCGTCGTCCACAAGCGCGACGACGGCGTACACAGTTACTACGCGCTCGCTGACGACCGGATCGCGACGAGTATGGGTCTCATGCGCGAAATCCTGGCCGATCAACTCGAACGCGAGCCCGGCGCTCCGTCAGTCCAGCCGTAG